One segment of Vulpes lagopus strain Blue_001 chromosome 8, ASM1834538v1, whole genome shotgun sequence DNA contains the following:
- the LOC121497865 gene encoding glutathione S-transferase P-like: MPPYTIIYFPVRGRCEAMYMLLVDQGQSWKEEVVTMETWMKGSLKASCLYGQLPKFWDGDLTLYQSNAILQHLGHSLGLYRKDLQEAAALLDVVNDGVEDLRCKYILLIYTNYEAGKEEYVKAHTYLKPFETLLSQNEGGQAFTVGNQISFADYNLLDLLLIHQVLAPSCLDSLPLLSAYVARLRPRPKLKVFLASPEHVNRPINDNRKQ, encoded by the coding sequence ATGCCACCCTACACCATCATCTACTTCCCTGTTCGAGGGCGCTGCGAGGCCATGTACATGCTGCTGGTTGACCAGGGCCAGagctggaaggaggaggtggTGACCATGGAGACCTGGATGAAGGGCTCACTCAAGGCCTCCTGTCTGTACGGGCAGCTCCCCAAGTTCTGGGACGGAGACCTCACCCTGTACCAGTCCAATGCCATCCTACAACACCTGGGCCACTCCCTCGGGCTCTATAGGAAGGACCTGCAGGAGGCGGCGGCCTTGCTGGATGTAGTGAATGATGGTGTGGAGGATCTCCGCTGCAAATACATCCTCCTCATCTACACTAACTACgaggcaggaaaggaggagtATGTGAAGGCACACACATACCTGAAGCCTTTTGAAACGCTGCTATCCCAGAATGAGGGGGGCCAGGCCTTCACCGTGGGCAACCAGATCTCCTTCGCAGACTATAACCTGTTGGACTTGCTGCTGATTCACCAGGTCCTGGCCCCCAGCTGCCTGgactccctccccctgctctcggCCTATGTGGCACGCCTCAGGCCCAGACCCAAGCTCAAGGTGTTCCTGGCGTCCCCCGAGCACGTGAACCGCCCCATCAATGACAACAGGAAGCAGTGA